One Streptomyces fagopyri DNA window includes the following coding sequences:
- a CDS encoding response regulator transcription factor: MTFADSLIRVLVCEDQELVRTGYVTIFGAQPDLEVVGEAADGRTAVESARRLRPDVVVMDIRMPVLDGIEATRLLAGPHAVDPVKVLVVTTFHLDEYVYEALRAGASGFLLKDAPPRELVHGIRTIAAGESLLAPAVTRQLVGRFADRIRDPRRTAAAEALSVLAPRETEVLRFVAEGLSNAEIAERMVISRETVKTYVSRILTKLDLRDRVQAVVLAHRVGLVTAHD; this comes from the coding sequence ATGACCTTCGCGGACAGTCTGATACGCGTCTTGGTCTGCGAGGACCAGGAACTGGTGCGCACCGGCTACGTCACCATCTTCGGTGCACAGCCGGACCTGGAGGTCGTGGGGGAGGCCGCGGACGGCCGGACGGCGGTGGAGTCCGCGCGGCGGCTGCGTCCGGACGTGGTGGTGATGGACATACGGATGCCGGTCCTTGACGGCATCGAGGCGACCCGGCTGTTGGCGGGGCCTCACGCCGTCGATCCAGTGAAGGTCCTGGTGGTCACCACCTTCCATCTCGACGAGTATGTGTACGAGGCGCTGCGGGCCGGAGCCAGCGGCTTCCTGCTCAAGGACGCGCCGCCGCGCGAGCTGGTGCACGGGATCCGGACGATCGCCGCCGGCGAGTCGCTGCTGGCGCCCGCCGTCACCAGACAGCTTGTCGGCAGGTTCGCCGATCGCATACGCGACCCTCGCAGGACGGCTGCGGCCGAGGCGTTGTCGGTTCTCGCGCCCCGGGAGACAGAGGTGCTGCGGTTCGTCGCCGAGGGACTGTCGAACGCCGAGATCGCCGAGCGGATGGTCATCAGCCGCGAGACCGTCAAGACGTACGTGTCGCGCATCCTGACCAAACTCGACCTCCGCGACCGCGTTCAGGCGGTTGTCCTCGCCCACCGGGTGGGCCTGGTGACCGCCCACGACTGA
- a CDS encoding sensor histidine kinase: MFEATVSPLVEKARAGVARWSAQSVLKRDMTLTLLLTPVVFAPVTARIGAEFGDLPQRSYDVAGILLTVTLWLPLMLRRRRPGICLALVASAFAAHELLGYPQTLASWGLYFALYSFGSHEMRADGGRLGLAAAAATGLYVLFALGLYDRGSPQRTADFVLIYLVLNGCWGIGRAVRARRTVEAEHRRLGTEAARAEERSRIARELHDVVTHHVTAMVVQADAAQYLLAGAPDRVAVSLEAISDSGRHALTDLQHLLGVLKASGGMPVEGGATNDGTAGDRTLGPGRLSDLVEQTRAAGQPVELTESGERRPMATAVELAAYRVVQETLTNALKHAPGHCTKVQVRYGQAEIEVEVTTEGAPARAALPRSRPLGRGGGHGLLGLRERVGVFGGELVSGSRPDGGFRVHARIPSKEPA, encoded by the coding sequence GTGTTCGAGGCAACGGTGTCACCCCTCGTGGAGAAAGCGCGGGCCGGTGTAGCGCGCTGGAGTGCGCAGAGCGTGTTGAAGCGGGACATGACGCTCACGTTGCTGCTCACACCAGTGGTGTTCGCACCCGTGACAGCTCGGATCGGCGCGGAGTTCGGTGATCTGCCCCAGCGTTCCTACGACGTGGCCGGAATCCTGCTGACAGTGACCCTGTGGCTGCCGCTGATGCTGCGGCGCCGGCGGCCCGGAATCTGCCTGGCACTGGTGGCGAGTGCGTTCGCCGCGCACGAACTGCTCGGATACCCACAGACGTTGGCGAGTTGGGGATTGTACTTTGCTCTCTACAGCTTCGGTTCTCACGAGATGCGTGCGGACGGCGGACGCCTCGGTCTGGCGGCGGCAGCGGCGACCGGACTCTACGTGCTGTTCGCGCTCGGGCTGTATGACAGAGGCTCCCCGCAGCGCACGGCCGACTTCGTCCTCATCTACCTGGTACTGAACGGCTGTTGGGGCATTGGCCGGGCGGTGCGGGCACGGCGGACGGTCGAGGCGGAGCACAGGCGCCTCGGAACGGAGGCGGCGAGGGCGGAAGAACGGAGTCGCATCGCACGGGAGTTGCACGACGTGGTGACTCATCACGTCACCGCGATGGTGGTGCAGGCGGACGCGGCCCAGTATCTCCTCGCCGGCGCACCGGACCGGGTGGCCGTGAGTCTCGAAGCGATCAGCGACTCCGGGCGGCACGCCCTGACGGATCTCCAGCATCTGCTCGGAGTACTCAAGGCGTCCGGCGGTATGCCCGTCGAGGGCGGAGCCACGAACGATGGCACCGCGGGGGACCGGACTCTGGGCCCCGGAAGGTTGAGTGACCTGGTGGAACAGACCCGAGCGGCGGGACAACCCGTGGAGCTGACCGAGTCGGGGGAGCGGCGCCCGATGGCCACGGCCGTGGAACTGGCCGCCTACCGTGTGGTGCAGGAGACTTTGACCAACGCGCTCAAGCACGCGCCCGGTCACTGCACGAAGGTCCAAGTCCGCTATGGGCAGGCGGAGATAGAGGTCGAGGTGACTACCGAGGGAGCGCCCGCCAGGGCCGCCTTACCCCGGTCCAGGCCGTTGGGTCGAGGCGGCGGGCATGGGTTGCTCGGGCTGCGCGAAAGGGTCGGGGTGTTCGGCGGTGAGCTGGTGTCGGGCAGCCGTCCTGACGGCGGCTTCAGAGTCCACGCCCGGATTCCCTCGAAAGAGCCCGCATGA
- a CDS encoding GNAT family N-acetyltransferase has translation MTELGPVGRPPAPIRTERLVLRESEARDRAAFVELLASPEVHTYLGGPRPRDELECETSEVPERWPGSFVVDLDGAMIGQILLRRATRHRRPTAAGKVDLGYLFLPRAWGSGYAAEACVAALDWFDGVLPGEPVVLTTQTANASSMRLAAKLGFAEVERFQAWDAEQWLGLRSPVTPE, from the coding sequence ATGACTGAGCTCGGACCAGTTGGCCGGCCACCCGCCCCGATCAGGACCGAGCGGCTCGTGCTCCGTGAGTCCGAGGCCCGGGATCGTGCGGCGTTCGTGGAGTTGCTGGCGTCGCCAGAGGTGCACACCTACCTCGGTGGTCCCCGGCCGCGTGACGAGCTTGAGTGTGAGACGTCCGAGGTGCCCGAGCGGTGGCCCGGGAGTTTCGTCGTTGATCTCGACGGGGCAATGATCGGCCAGATCCTGCTCAGGAGAGCAACGCGGCACCGTCGACCGACTGCCGCGGGAAAGGTCGATCTCGGCTACCTGTTTCTTCCGCGAGCGTGGGGATCCGGGTACGCCGCCGAAGCGTGCGTGGCAGCACTTGACTGGTTCGACGGCGTCCTTCCCGGCGAGCCGGTGGTGCTCACCACCCAGACGGCGAACGCCAGCTCGATGCGCCTCGCGGCAAAGCTGGGGTTCGCCGAAGTGGAGCGGTTCCAGGCCTGGGATGCCGAGCAGTGGCTGGGCCTGCGGTCCCCGGTCACGCCTGAATGA
- a CDS encoding LacI family DNA-binding transcriptional regulator, with protein MNEDDEANGRVTLAEVARVAGVSLPTVSKVLNGRADVSRVTRAKVERLLEEHGYRRRSRTSSQPALLELVFHELDSIWAMELIKGVEQVARENRATVVLTVSGTRHTPGPEWLGGVLQRKPLGVVLVFSTLPQDVKRQLRAAAIPFVVVDPAGDPDPDVPSVGSANWAGGLAATRHLTAQDHERVAIITGPEDMLCSLARLDGYRSAMAMAGLEVDPRLIRFGDFHVQGGFEHAMSLLDGPDRPTAIFAGSDLQALGVLEAARVKGLHVPRDLSVVGYDDVPLAQWSSPPLTTVHQPLRHMAEEASRMLFHRDESGKAAQRIELATHLVVRQSTAPPGQV; from the coding sequence ATGAACGAAGATGACGAGGCGAACGGCAGGGTGACCCTGGCCGAGGTGGCGAGAGTGGCCGGCGTTTCGTTGCCGACAGTTTCGAAGGTGCTCAACGGCCGCGCGGACGTGTCTCGCGTGACCCGGGCCAAGGTGGAGCGACTGCTGGAAGAGCACGGTTACCGCCGACGCAGCCGGACGTCGTCACAGCCCGCCCTTCTTGAACTGGTGTTCCATGAGCTGGACAGCATCTGGGCGATGGAACTGATCAAGGGCGTGGAGCAGGTGGCACGGGAGAACCGTGCGACAGTCGTCCTCACCGTCAGCGGCACACGCCATACCCCCGGGCCGGAGTGGCTCGGCGGCGTCCTGCAGAGAAAGCCGCTGGGCGTCGTCCTGGTCTTCTCCACCCTTCCGCAGGACGTCAAACGGCAACTCAGGGCGGCGGCCATTCCCTTCGTCGTCGTCGATCCCGCCGGCGACCCCGACCCCGACGTGCCGTCGGTCGGGTCGGCGAACTGGGCCGGCGGTCTTGCTGCCACCCGGCACCTCACGGCACAGGACCACGAACGGGTCGCGATCATCACCGGCCCCGAGGACATGCTGTGCTCCCTCGCCCGCCTCGACGGCTATCGCTCGGCCATGGCCATGGCCGGCCTGGAGGTGGACCCTCGCCTCATTCGTTTCGGCGACTTCCATGTGCAGGGCGGTTTCGAGCATGCGATGAGCCTGCTGGACGGCCCGGACCGGCCGACCGCGATCTTCGCGGGAAGCGACCTCCAGGCGCTCGGCGTGCTGGAGGCGGCCCGCGTCAAGGGACTGCACGTACCGCGGGATCTGTCGGTGGTCGGCTACGACGACGTACCGCTCGCGCAGTGGTCGAGCCCGCCGCTCACCACGGTGCACCAACCGCTTCGGCACATGGCCGAGGAGGCGTCACGCATGCTCTTCCACCGGGACGAATCCGGAAAGGCCGCCCAGCGCATCGAGCTTGCCACGCATCTGGTGGTGCGACAGAGTACGGCCCCACCCGGCCAGGTGTGA
- a CDS encoding ABC transporter substrate-binding protein, which translates to MKTRARLPRLVACGATLALALSLSACGNGNGKASSSDGKIHVLVYGDASNKVEKQIVDTFNKTSDVKAVLDTIPGADYQQKLQTIINTPQAPDIFFNWGGGSIQPFVKAGLLMPLDSFIKKDPKLDKSFLPSVVKSAVVDGTPYGVPMRGTQPVLLFHNKKVLDAAGVKPPQTWDELLGAVKKLKANGVTPIALGGGDRWPTLMWFEYLYDRIAGPSLFQKAHEGDKQAWESADSKKALSMIKELVDAGAFGKNYDSVKYTNGASPALLASGKAGFELMGSWYYAQQQSDAKAFAEKDLGYTTFPTIPEGKGDAADVVGNTNNFYSVLKKTKHPEAVAEFLKLMYSDEFVKAQLAIGNLPTTTNTPKFLDSSADPDYSRFQYDLVAKAPTFQLSWDQAYPPAAGTPIQQAVQQFFNGQIDADGFIEAMQALPTE; encoded by the coding sequence ATGAAGACACGTGCGCGCTTGCCCAGACTGGTGGCCTGCGGTGCGACGCTCGCCCTGGCGCTGAGCCTCTCTGCCTGCGGCAACGGCAACGGCAAGGCGTCGTCGAGCGACGGCAAGATCCACGTCCTGGTCTACGGGGACGCCAGCAACAAGGTCGAGAAGCAGATCGTCGACACGTTCAACAAGACATCTGACGTCAAGGCCGTCCTCGACACCATCCCCGGTGCCGACTACCAGCAGAAGCTCCAGACGATCATCAACACACCTCAGGCGCCGGACATCTTCTTCAACTGGGGCGGCGGCAGCATCCAGCCGTTCGTCAAGGCCGGCCTGCTGATGCCACTGGACAGCTTCATCAAGAAGGACCCGAAGCTGGACAAGAGCTTCCTGCCGTCGGTCGTCAAAAGCGCGGTCGTCGACGGGACGCCGTACGGCGTGCCGATGCGCGGCACCCAGCCCGTCCTGCTGTTCCACAACAAGAAGGTCCTCGACGCAGCGGGTGTGAAGCCCCCGCAGACGTGGGACGAGCTGCTCGGCGCGGTCAAGAAGCTCAAGGCGAATGGTGTCACCCCCATCGCCCTCGGCGGCGGTGACAGATGGCCCACACTCATGTGGTTCGAGTACCTCTACGACCGCATCGCCGGCCCGAGCCTGTTCCAGAAGGCCCATGAGGGTGACAAGCAGGCGTGGGAGAGCGCCGACAGCAAGAAGGCCCTGAGCATGATCAAGGAACTCGTCGACGCGGGCGCCTTCGGGAAGAACTACGACTCCGTGAAGTACACCAATGGCGCCTCGCCGGCGCTGCTGGCGTCGGGCAAGGCGGGGTTCGAGTTGATGGGCTCCTGGTACTACGCCCAACAGCAGTCGGATGCCAAGGCGTTCGCCGAGAAGGACCTCGGCTACACGACGTTCCCGACCATTCCTGAGGGCAAGGGCGACGCTGCGGACGTCGTCGGAAACACCAACAACTTCTACTCGGTGCTGAAGAAGACCAAGCACCCGGAAGCCGTCGCCGAGTTCCTGAAGCTCATGTACTCGGACGAGTTCGTGAAGGCGCAGCTGGCCATCGGCAACCTGCCGACCACCACGAACACCCCGAAGTTCCTCGACTCCTCGGCCGACCCCGACTACTCACGCTTCCAGTACGACCTGGTCGCGAAGGCCCCCACGTTCCAACTGTCCTGGGACCAGGCGTACCCGCCCGCGGCGGGCACGCCCATCCAGCAGGCCGTGCAGCAGTTCTTCAACGGCCAGATCGACGCGGACGGATTCATCGAGGCCATGCAGGCTCTCCCGACCGAATGA
- a CDS encoding carbohydrate ABC transporter permease gives MTTQITSTPPTARFRKEASRWPAGSHAADVGRPSFGWALPAALFFTLFAIVPLVMVAVLSFMSWNGLGSPQFVGMDNWSRLVDDPVMLKSIWTTLLLTALGILIQTPLSIVLGAWAAGHQRNRAVLSAVYFVPLLLSATAVSVLWRALLDPNFGIPADAHWLFGDGNLFGKQATAIGVLAFVSTWQFTPFHTLIYQGAARAIPQVLYQAAEIDGAGRYRQFFHITLPQLRNSMITSMILMTVGGLTTFETVLILTQGGPGTDTTISAYYMYEKAFKGFDFGTGSAIALTLVVASTVISLIVVRVSGYDKMRSSMEGVA, from the coding sequence ATGACCACACAGATCACGAGCACTCCGCCCACCGCCAGGTTCCGCAAGGAGGCCTCGCGGTGGCCGGCCGGCTCGCACGCCGCCGACGTGGGAAGGCCCAGCTTCGGCTGGGCCCTGCCCGCCGCCCTCTTCTTCACTCTGTTCGCCATCGTTCCGCTGGTCATGGTCGCGGTGCTGTCCTTCATGAGCTGGAACGGGCTCGGCTCCCCCCAGTTCGTGGGCATGGACAACTGGTCACGTCTCGTGGACGACCCCGTGATGCTCAAGAGCATCTGGACAACGCTGCTCCTCACAGCGCTCGGCATCCTCATACAGACGCCCCTCAGCATCGTCCTGGGTGCATGGGCCGCCGGCCACCAGCGCAATCGCGCCGTGCTGTCGGCCGTCTACTTCGTTCCGCTGCTGCTGTCGGCCACCGCGGTCTCCGTACTGTGGCGGGCTCTGCTCGACCCCAACTTCGGCATCCCCGCCGACGCCCACTGGCTGTTCGGTGACGGCAACCTGTTCGGCAAGCAGGCCACGGCCATCGGCGTGCTGGCGTTCGTGAGCACCTGGCAGTTCACTCCCTTCCACACCCTCATCTACCAAGGTGCAGCCCGGGCCATCCCTCAGGTGCTCTACCAGGCCGCGGAGATCGACGGAGCGGGCCGCTACCGACAGTTCTTCCACATCACGCTGCCTCAACTGCGCAACTCGATGATCACCTCGATGATCCTGATGACCGTAGGTGGGCTGACCACCTTCGAAACGGTCCTCATCCTCACGCAGGGAGGGCCGGGAACCGACACCACCATCAGCGCCTACTACATGTACGAAAAGGCATTCAAGGGCTTCGATTTCGGTACCGGCTCCGCTATCGCGCTCACCCTGGTTGTCGCCTCCACGGTCATCTCGCTCATCGTCGTCCGCGTGTCCGGCTACGACAAGATGCGCAGCTCCATGGAGGGTGTGGCATGA
- a CDS encoding carbohydrate ABC transporter permease, protein MRRRPNYLAGVGSTVWLFVVGLPLYVMLAATLRTRSDYAENGPVSVPDAFTLDNYFGAFDANFGQYFLNTIAVTVAVVALVLVLVPPLSFAIVRSRSKVTSLVFRLFLLGLAIPAQAVIVPMFYLISEAGLYDNLLGVILPTAAFCLPMSALILSGAMRDISPELFEAMAVDGATPRRMFFQLVVPLSRGGLSTITVFSALQAWNGFLFPLVLTQSDSTKVITLGLYNFQTEHGIDIPGLLGAVMLSMIPVLLVYLFARRALVQGLMGVGGK, encoded by the coding sequence ATGAGGCGCCGTCCCAACTACCTGGCCGGCGTCGGCTCCACCGTCTGGCTGTTCGTGGTGGGCCTGCCTCTGTACGTGATGCTCGCTGCGACCTTGCGGACCCGCAGTGACTACGCCGAGAACGGTCCGGTGTCGGTGCCGGACGCCTTCACCCTCGACAACTACTTCGGCGCCTTCGACGCCAACTTCGGTCAGTACTTCCTCAATACGATCGCCGTCACGGTAGCCGTGGTCGCTCTGGTCCTGGTACTGGTCCCGCCGCTCTCCTTCGCCATCGTGCGCAGTCGCAGCAAGGTGACCTCACTGGTCTTCCGCCTGTTTCTGCTCGGCCTCGCGATTCCGGCGCAGGCGGTGATCGTGCCGATGTTCTACCTGATCAGCGAAGCAGGACTCTATGACAACCTGCTCGGCGTCATTCTTCCGACAGCCGCGTTCTGCCTGCCGATGTCGGCGCTGATTCTCAGTGGTGCCATGCGTGACATCTCCCCCGAACTGTTCGAGGCCATGGCCGTGGACGGCGCCACTCCACGCCGCATGTTCTTCCAATTGGTCGTACCACTCTCGCGCGGGGGCTTGTCCACGATCACCGTCTTCTCCGCGCTCCAGGCATGGAACGGCTTTCTGTTCCCGCTCGTACTGACCCAGTCCGACTCCACCAAGGTGATCACGCTGGGTCTGTACAACTTCCAGACCGAACACGGCATCGACATTCCCGGCCTGCTGGGCGCCGTCATGCTGTCCATGATCCCCGTTCTGCTCGTGTACCTGTTCGCCCGTCGCGCCCTGGTCCAGGGTCTGATGGGCGTCGGAGGAAAGTGA
- a CDS encoding beta-xylosidase/alpha-l-arabinosidase: MAVETTPSTPLWNDPSRPLTVRVAALMEAMTLEEKTAQLHGVWVGASDQGGEVAPHQHDMEEAVDLDALMPTGLGQLTRPFGTVPVDPALGALSLHRTQARIASANRFGIPALAHEECLAGFAAWGATAYPVPLSWGATFDPDTVRRMAAAIGRDMRSVGIHQGLAPVLDVVRDARWGRVEETIGEDPYLVGSIGTAYVQGLQSAGVIATLKHFVGYSASRAGRNLAPAGVGMRERADVLLPPFEMAIREGGARSVMHAYNDTDGVPAAADRRLLTELLRDTWGFEGTVVADYFGIAFLKTLHGVAADWAEAARTALTAGVDVELPNVKTFGEPLVQAVKDGRIPEALIDVALRRVLLQKAQLGMLDPDWDPMPAALRGIDLDDPEALRGKVDLDPPANRQLAREIAEKAVVLLSNDGVLPLVEPRRIALIGPNAAEATAVLGCYSFPMHVGVQHPDTPVGIDLPTLHDTLAAEFPHAAITVHRGTGIDDGDLSGIDEAVEAARTADIVIAVLGDRAGLFGRGTSGEGCDAESLTLPGAQQNLLDALLGSGRPVVTVLLAGRPYALGRAVDESAAIVQSFFPGAEGTHAIAGILSGRTHPSGRLPVSVPRRPGAQPTTYLGARLAQASDVSNIDPTPAFSFGHGLSYTTFAWSDLTVETQQASTESEFTLAFTIRNTGERSGTEVVQLYLHDPVASVVQPVQRLVGYSRVLLAPGEARRLHVTVPADVASFTGRDGCRIVEPGELDLRLGSSSTATRLTTTVTLTGTSREVDESRRFHAIFVQETTHEE, from the coding sequence GTGGCCGTAGAGACCACCCCCTCAACCCCTCTCTGGAACGATCCGAGCCGACCCCTCACAGTCAGAGTCGCCGCTCTGATGGAGGCGATGACCCTGGAGGAGAAGACCGCCCAACTTCATGGCGTGTGGGTCGGCGCCTCCGACCAGGGAGGTGAAGTGGCCCCTCATCAGCACGACATGGAGGAGGCGGTCGACCTCGATGCGTTGATGCCCACCGGACTTGGCCAGCTGACCAGGCCCTTCGGCACCGTACCCGTCGACCCCGCGCTCGGGGCTCTTTCCCTGCACCGCACCCAGGCTCGCATCGCCTCGGCCAACCGTTTCGGTATCCCGGCTCTGGCGCACGAGGAGTGTCTCGCCGGCTTCGCCGCCTGGGGAGCCACCGCCTACCCGGTCCCCCTGTCCTGGGGCGCCACGTTCGACCCTGACACAGTGCGCCGCATGGCCGCGGCCATCGGCCGAGACATGCGGTCGGTCGGTATCCACCAGGGACTCGCGCCGGTCCTCGACGTGGTGCGCGACGCCCGCTGGGGCCGTGTCGAGGAGACGATCGGTGAGGACCCTTATCTGGTCGGAAGCATCGGCACGGCATACGTGCAGGGTCTGCAATCGGCAGGAGTCATCGCCACCCTCAAGCACTTCGTCGGCTATTCCGCCTCCCGCGCGGGACGCAACCTCGCCCCCGCCGGGGTCGGAATGCGCGAACGGGCCGACGTCCTGCTGCCCCCGTTCGAAATGGCCATACGCGAAGGCGGCGCCCGCTCGGTGATGCACGCCTACAACGACACCGACGGAGTGCCCGCCGCCGCGGACAGACGGCTGCTGACAGAACTGCTCCGTGACACATGGGGTTTCGAGGGCACCGTCGTGGCGGACTACTTCGGCATCGCCTTCCTCAAGACGCTGCACGGCGTCGCGGCCGACTGGGCCGAAGCCGCGCGCACCGCCCTGACGGCCGGCGTCGACGTGGAACTGCCCAACGTCAAGACCTTCGGTGAACCTCTCGTCCAGGCAGTCAAGGACGGCAGAATCCCCGAAGCACTGATCGACGTCGCCCTGCGCCGAGTTCTCCTCCAAAAGGCCCAACTCGGAATGCTGGACCCTGATTGGGATCCGATGCCGGCCGCTCTGCGCGGCATCGACCTCGACGACCCGGAGGCGCTGCGCGGCAAGGTCGACCTGGACCCCCCTGCCAACCGCCAACTGGCCCGCGAGATCGCCGAGAAGGCGGTCGTCCTCCTCAGCAACGACGGCGTACTGCCCCTCGTCGAACCCCGCCGTATTGCGCTGATCGGTCCCAACGCGGCCGAGGCCACGGCTGTGCTCGGCTGCTACTCCTTCCCCATGCACGTCGGCGTCCAACACCCGGACACACCCGTCGGCATCGACCTGCCCACCCTTCACGACACCCTCGCGGCCGAGTTTCCTCACGCGGCCATCACCGTCCACCGCGGCACGGGCATCGACGACGGAGACCTCTCCGGAATCGACGAAGCGGTGGAGGCGGCCCGGACCGCGGACATCGTCATCGCTGTCCTCGGCGACCGCGCAGGCCTCTTCGGCCGTGGCACCAGCGGTGAGGGCTGCGACGCGGAGTCACTCACGCTCCCCGGCGCCCAGCAGAACCTTCTCGACGCGCTGCTCGGCTCCGGCCGACCTGTTGTCACCGTCCTGCTCGCGGGTCGGCCATACGCTCTCGGCCGGGCCGTGGACGAATCCGCGGCGATCGTGCAGTCCTTCTTCCCCGGAGCCGAAGGCACCCACGCGATCGCCGGGATACTCAGCGGTCGCACCCATCCCTCCGGACGCCTGCCCGTCAGCGTGCCCAGGCGTCCCGGCGCCCAGCCGACCACCTACCTCGGTGCCCGCCTGGCTCAGGCCAGCGACGTCTCCAATATCGATCCGACACCGGCGTTCAGCTTCGGCCACGGCCTGAGCTACACCACCTTCGCCTGGAGCGACCTCACGGTGGAGACGCAACAGGCTTCGACAGAGAGTGAGTTCACCCTCGCCTTCACCATCCGCAACACCGGCGAGCGGTCCGGTACCGAAGTCGTCCAGCTCTATCTCCACGACCCGGTGGCCTCCGTCGTTCAACCGGTACAGCGCCTCGTCGGCTACAGCCGGGTCCTGCTGGCTCCGGGCGAGGCCCGCCGCCTCCACGTCACCGTTCCGGCCGACGTTGCCTCATTCACCGGTCGTGACGGCTGCCGCATCGTTGAACCAGGCGAATTGGATCTCCGTCTGGGGTCATCGAGCACTGCCACTCGCTTGACGACAACCGTCACCCTCACCGGCACCAGTCGTGAGGTGGACGAATCTCGTCGCTTCCACGCGATCTTCGTCCAGGAGACCACTCACGAAGAATGA
- a CDS encoding AI-2E family transporter: protein MPRFHGWRDRVKNGAARFGERRERAQVGPAATDREVRQDPARPTEVHRAGPRTPDPAVAVPWGVRVAAEAGWRFLVLAAAVWVLMRVIGSVRLVVLAFVVALLITALLEPTVARLHRGGLSRGLATALTALCGFLVLGLVAWFVVWQVLANVDTLSGRLQDGVEQLKQWLLQSPFHVTEQQINDVAKNLSDAIGTSTSQITSAGIQGVTVLVEVLTGMLLTMFSTLFLLYDGRRIWEWALKLVPTAARPGVAAAGPRAWRTLTAYARGTMLVAFIDALFIGLGIYFLGVPLAVPIGVVIFLSSFVPLVGAVASGAIAVVVALVTQGVFTAFMVLLVVLLVQQIEGHVLQPFILGQAVRVHPLAVVLGVATGGLVAGIGGAVVAVPLIAVVNAVVGHLHAGTGEGEEVQGATTVPDAAGDQALRTPC, encoded by the coding sequence ATGCCCCGGTTCCACGGTTGGCGTGATCGCGTGAAGAACGGTGCGGCCAGGTTCGGTGAACGCCGTGAGCGGGCCCAGGTGGGTCCTGCCGCCACGGATCGCGAGGTGAGGCAGGACCCGGCGCGGCCCACGGAGGTCCACCGGGCAGGCCCGCGCACCCCGGACCCTGCCGTCGCGGTGCCCTGGGGTGTACGGGTGGCGGCCGAGGCCGGCTGGCGGTTCCTGGTCCTGGCCGCCGCGGTGTGGGTGCTGATGCGGGTGATCGGCTCCGTACGACTGGTGGTCCTCGCCTTCGTCGTCGCGTTGCTGATCACCGCACTGCTCGAACCGACCGTCGCCCGGCTGCACCGCGGCGGACTGTCCCGGGGGCTGGCCACCGCGCTCACCGCGCTCTGCGGGTTCCTCGTGCTGGGGCTGGTCGCCTGGTTCGTCGTATGGCAGGTGCTCGCCAACGTCGACACCCTGTCCGGCCGTCTCCAGGACGGAGTCGAACAGCTCAAACAGTGGCTGCTCCAAAGCCCGTTCCACGTGACCGAGCAGCAGATCAACGATGTCGCCAAGAACCTGAGCGATGCGATCGGCACCAGTACGAGTCAGATCACCTCGGCCGGCATCCAGGGGGTCACCGTGCTGGTCGAGGTCCTCACCGGCATGCTGCTGACGATGTTCTCCACGCTGTTCCTGCTGTACGACGGCAGGCGCATCTGGGAATGGGCTCTCAAGCTGGTTCCGACCGCGGCCCGGCCGGGGGTGGCCGCGGCCGGCCCGCGGGCCTGGCGGACGCTCACCGCGTACGCGCGCGGGACGATGCTCGTCGCGTTCATCGACGCTCTCTTCATCGGGCTGGGCATCTACTTCCTCGGCGTTCCGCTCGCCGTTCCCATCGGTGTGGTGATCTTCCTCAGCTCGTTCGTGCCGCTCGTCGGTGCGGTGGCCTCCGGCGCGATCGCGGTCGTGGTCGCCCTGGTCACACAGGGCGTGTTCACCGCGTTCATGGTCCTGTTGGTGGTGCTCCTGGTACAGCAGATCGAGGGACACGTCCTGCAGCCGTTCATCCTCGGGCAGGCCGTGCGGGTCCACCCGCTGGCCGTGGTCCTGGGCGTTGCCACCGGTGGCCTGGTCGCGGGGATCGGCGGCGCCGTGGTCGCCGTTCCGCTGATCGCCGTGGTGAACGCGGTGGTCGGGCACCTCCACGCCGGTACAGGCGAGGGCGAGGAGGTTCAGGGTGCGACAACCGTTCCTGATGCCGCCGGTGACCAGGCCCTCCGGACTCCGTGCTGA
- a CDS encoding HAD-IA family hydrolase: MASSGRPDAVGDDLALPSERGACKPDPEVIRTALERLGVHPAEALMVGDRPGHAGAAVEAGITTLFGPANSSVRGARQRSVRGM, translated from the coding sequence ATCGCATCCTCGGGCCGCCCAGACGCTGTCGGTGACGACCTTGCGCTGCCCTCCGAGCGCGGTGCGTGCAAACCCGACCCGGAGGTCATTCGCACTGCCCTTGAACGGCTCGGTGTGCACCCTGCCGAGGCGTTGATGGTGGGCGATCGCCCTGGCCACGCCGGTGCGGCCGTTGAGGCCGGGATCACGACGCTGTTTGGTCCCGCGAACTCCTCGGTCCGTGGAGCGCGGCAGCGGTCCGTCCGGGGCATGTGA